A genomic segment from Daphnia carinata strain CSIRO-1 chromosome 1, CSIRO_AGI_Dcar_HiC_V3, whole genome shotgun sequence encodes:
- the LOC130692014 gene encoding uncharacterized protein LOC130692014: MMKALLIAFLLIGATYCQDSEQSTRHPDDNLIVTSTGASDNREANQEDEPTILLPEPVNVAHAVGINEDGAGEGIVPRVEIDFDGVPVVHGVRMPDDPSDTKTWRNARVLNNVLIEGQQQRADNNSAIQEQQDMFIYRPASSVRILNDDFQPSQADTSAFTPSLPYPAFYYQRFYQDKSTVQPPLPDSLAVETDEEDTSSSPSDAVEQATEDSTVDGRGFNIKKKNTGIVKAKPGSTYGSGARPISFYVKPEEAKTIHDDRSPYEYEPAQHQSTNYYTSDYSTQESISKQDIQYYQQQLEQQQQQQLQQQLQEEQQMKLKHQQEQKQLQLLQEQQLKLHQQQQLQLQQEQQYKLQQQQLLQQQQQQEQLQLAQAQQQYQQETNPQRTGYYQQNGFLPGNVVPAPADAFTIQEQTYTSGGQTFSVPIPVPNNRYAQQYDRPQIAQQQPQYQYNFQQYPPQFSQQYYKQQQQVQQPLDFLGSKLKEQVQKAKDKLHGITDPVVDPLVEAGQKISSNLGLPDRVSQINEKVATPGVLVPLAMVGGAALALGGLSTAIHLSNPETKNNVFKTLKINNSTLAERITTALHPHLNISRVTRSLSDEDEGYPASEFVNEEKENLLDHVLSALNGPQKSFLTQLQRTGFDEWQKTPCAKRIFCDVMVQQNDDAISLMEKRMSTFLSLLDSGVARNLQALTSDVMDGIRRRNCRAFVCGKAQPEILTQKQ; this comes from the exons atgatgaaagcCTTGCTCATAGCGTTCCTTCTGATAGGAGCAACCTATTGCCAAGACTCTGAGCAATCGACACGCCATCCTGATGACAATCTAATTGTTACAAGCACGGGCGCTTCTGATAACAGAGAAGCAAACCAAGAGGATGAACCCACTATTTTATTACCAGAGCCAGTTAATGTAGCTCACGCCGTTGGTATTAACGAAGATGGGGCCGGAGAAGGCATAGTCCCTCGTGTCGAAATCGACTTCGACGGTGTCCCTGTTGTTCACGGAGTCAGAATGCCCGATGATCCCAGCGACACGAAAACATGGCGTAATGCACGTGTTCTGAACAACGTCCTCATCGAAGGACAGCAACAAAGGGCAGACAATAACTCGGCCATCCAAGAGCAACAAGACATGTTCATCTACCGGCCAGCAAGTTCCGTCCGCATCCTCAATGATGACTTCCAGCCCAGTCAAGCCGATACTTCAGCCTTTACACCTTCGCTACCTTACCCTGCTTTCTACTACCAGAGGTTCTATCAGGACAAGAGTACCGTACAGCCACCGCTTCCAGATTCTTTGGCTGTTGAGACGGACGAAGAAGATACTTCCAGCAGCCCCAGCGATGCCGTAGAACAAGCGACTGAAGATAGCACTGTTGATGGCCGTGGattcaacataaaaaagaagaacacggGCATCGTCAAAGCCAAGCCAGGATCTACCTACGGCTCTGGTGCTCGGCCAATCAGTTTCTACGTTAAACCAGAAGAGGCCAAGACGATCCATGATGACCGCAGTCCTTATGAATACGAGCCAGCTCAGCATCAGTCGACTAATTATTACACCAGTGATTACTCTACTCAGGAATCTATCTCCAAACAAGACATCCAATACTATCAACAGCAATtagagcaacaacaacaacaacaattgcAACAGCAGCTACAAGAAGAGCAGCAAATGAAACTGAAGCACCAGCAAGAGCAGAAGCAATTGCAATTGctacaagaacaacaactGAAGctacatcaacaacaacaactgcaattgcaacaagaacaacaatataaactgcaacaacaacagctccttcaacaacaacaacaacaagaacaactgCAATTAGCTCAGGCTCAACAACAATACCAACAAGAAACGAACCCACAACGCACTGGTTACTACCAGCAAAACGGATTTCTACCAGGAAATGTTGTCCCTGCTCCGGCTGATGCCTTCACCATTCAAGAACAGACCTACACCAGCGGAGGCCAGACTTTCAGTGTACCCATACCTGTACCCAATAATCGATACGCTCAACAGTACGACCGGCCACAGATTGCTCAACAGCAGCCACAATACCAGTACAATTTCCAACAATATCCTCCTCAGTTTTCGCAGCAATATtacaaacaacagcaacaggtTCAGCAGCCACTCGACTTCCTCGGCTCAAAGTTGAAGGAACAGGTTCAGAAAGCTAAAGACAAGCTGCATGGTATTACCGATCCAGTGGTTGATCCGTTAGTAGAGGCTGGTCAAAAGATCTCCTCTAATTTGGGTCTACCTGATCGCGTGAGTCAGATCAACGAGAAGGTGGCCACTCCCGGCGTCCTCGTCCCTCTGGCCATGGTCGGTGGAGCCGCTCTGGCCCTCGGCGGCCTCAGCACGGCCATCCATTTGAGCAATCctgaaactaaaaataatgTCTTCAAGACCCTGAAGATCAACAATTCAACACTGGCTGAACGCATCACGACAGCTTTGCATCCGCATCTCAACATTTCTAGGGTTACACGTTCCCTCAGCGATGAAGACGAAGGCTATCCAGCTAGTGAATTCGTcaatgaagagaaagaaaatcttcTTGACCACGTTCTTTCTGCCCTCAACGGCCCGCAGAAATCCTTCCTGACCCAATTGCAGCGCACTGGATTCGACGAATGGCAGAAAACTCCGTGCGCCAAGCGAATCTTTTGTGACGTGATGGTTCAGCAGAACGACGACGCCATTAGCCTTATGGAGAAACGCATGTCCACCTTCCTCAGTCT aCTGGACAGCGGTGTGGCACGCAATTTGCAAGCTTTGACATCTGACGTGATGGATGGAATTCGCCGTAGGAACTGCCGAGCATTTGTTTGTGGCAAAGCCCAACCTGAAATTTTGACTCAAAAGCAGTGA